The following nucleotide sequence is from Candidatus Bipolaricaulis sibiricus.
GCACGAAGTACCGCAAGCAGCACCGTGGGCGGATGAAGGGGATGGCCAGCCGCGGAGCGGAGGTCGCGTTCGGGGAGTTCGGCATCCAGGCCCTGGCGCCGGCGTGGATCACCAGCCAGCAGATCGAAGCGGTGCGCACCGCACTCGCGCGGGGTACGCATCGTGGCCGGGTGTGGGTCCGGATCTTTCCCGACAAGCCATACACGAAGATCGCTGCCGAGTCGCGGATGGGCAA
It contains:
- a CDS encoding LSU ribosomal protein L16p (L10e) codes for the protein MPALFPKRTKYRKQHRGRMKGMASRGAEVAFGEFGIQALAPAWITSQQIEAVRTALARGTHRGRVWVRIFPDKPYTKIAAESRMGKGKGEVENWVAVVRPGRVMFEFSGVTEAEAKEIHRRVSCKLPIPTQLRARFQLGGER